A genomic region of Bacillota bacterium contains the following coding sequences:
- the yfcE gene encoding phosphodiesterase, producing MKLMFIADIHGSLHYTRRALELFEKEDADHLLLLGDILYHGPRNPLPRDYDPAEVALAFNSYAERIVAVKGNCDSEVDEMVLDFPLAAVLSTVFLEGRRILMTHGHIYNGDLRPPLNRGDVMLCGHTHIPALGKKDGIYIANPGSLSLPAGDHYRSYGLLDAGSICIKDLEGKLREELSLC from the coding sequence ATGAAACTGATGTTCATCGCCGATATCCACGGTTCGCTGCATTATACACGCCGTGCTCTGGAGTTATTCGAGAAGGAGGATGCCGATCATCTTCTTCTCCTGGGCGATATACTCTATCATGGGCCGCGTAACCCGCTCCCCCGGGACTACGACCCCGCGGAGGTGGCACTTGCCTTCAACAGTTATGCCGAAAGAATTGTTGCCGTGAAGGGCAATTGTGACAGTGAAGTCGATGAAATGGTCCTCGATTTTCCGCTGGCGGCTGTTCTTTCTACCGTTTTTCTGGAAGGAAGAAGGATATTGATGACGCATGGCCACATATACAATGGGGATCTGCGGCCCCCGTTGAATCGGGGCGATGTTATGCTCTGTGGCCATACCCATATCCCCGCTCTCGGGAAGAAAGACGGGATATATATTGCCAATCCGGGGTCATTGTCCCTGCCGGCGGGAGACCATTACCGTTCTTACGGCCTTCTGGATGCCGGCTCTATCTGCATCAAGGACCTGGAGGGGAAGCTCCGGGAAGAACTTTCGTTGTGTTGA